A region from the Vespula pensylvanica isolate Volc-1 chromosome 9, ASM1446617v1, whole genome shotgun sequence genome encodes:
- the LOC122631818 gene encoding pre-mRNA-processing-splicing factor 8 → MSIPPYLLGPNPWATMMVQQQAHAQLAAAQAHAQAAAHAQAAHHAHMQAIAGPPLPQMPKQPEVLSEDKLQEKAQKWQQLQSKRFAEKRKFGFVDAQKEDMPPEHIRKIIRDHGDMSSRKYRHDKRVYLGALKYMPHAVMKLLENMPMPWEQIRDVKVLYHITGAITFVNEIPWVIEPVYIAQWGTMWIMMRREKRDRRHFKRMRFPPFDDEEPPLDYADNVLDVEPLEAIQIELDSEEDESVAAWFYEHKPLVGTRHVNGSTYRRWNLTLPQMATLYRLANQLLTDLVDQNFFYLFDPKSFFTAKALNMAIPGGPKFEPLVKDSNAADEDWNEFNDINKIIIRQPIRTEYRIAFPYLYNNMPHFVHLSWYHAPNVVYIKTEDPDLPAFYFDPLINPISHRNSLKTMEPQIEDDEDFVLDDEVQPFLQETPLYTDNTANGIALLWAPRPFNTRSGRTRRAIDIPLVKSWYREHCPPGQPVKVRVSYQKLLKYFVLNALKHRPPKPQKKRYLFRSFKSTKFFQTTTIDWVEAGLQVCRQGYNMLNLLIHRKNLNYLHLDYNFNLKPVKTLTTKERKKSRFGNAFHLCREILRLTKLIIDSHVQYRLNNVDAFQLADGLQYIFAHVGQLTGMYRYKYKLMRQIRMCKDLKHLIYYRFNTGPVGKGPGCGFWAPGWRVWLFFMRGITPLLERWLGNLLSRQFEGRHSKGVAKTVTKQRVESHFDLELRASVMHDIVDMMPEGIKQNKARTILQHLSEAWRCWKANIPWKVPGLPIPIENMILRYVKMKADWWTNTAHYNRERIRRGATVDKTVCKKNLGRLTRLYLKAEQERQHNYLKDGPYITPEEAVAIYTTTVHWLESRRFAPIPFPPLSYKHDTKLLILALERLKEAYSVKSRLNQSQREELGLIEQAYDNPHEALSRIKRHLLTQRNFKEVGIEFMDLYSHLIPVYDVEPLEKITDAYLDQYLWYEADKRRLFPPWVKPSDTEPPPLLVYKWCQGINNLQDVWDVSEGECNVLLESKFEKLYEKIDLTLLNRLLRLIVDHNIADYMTAKNNVVINYKDMNHINSYGIIRGMQFASFIAQYYGLVLDLLVLGLQRASEMAGPPQMPNDFLTFQDVASETAHPIRLYCRYVDRIHLFLRFSADEARDLIQRYLTEHPDPNNENIVGYNNKKCWPRDARMRLMKHDVNLGRAVFWDIKNRLPRSTTTIQWENSFVSVYSKDNPNLLFNMSGFECRILPKCRTTHEEFTHRDGVWNLQNEITKERTAQCFLRVDDESLQRFHNRVRQILMASGSTTFTKIVNKWNTALIGLMTYFREAVVNTQELLDLLVKCENKIQTRIKIGLNSKMPSRFPPVVFYTPKELGGLGMLSMGHVLIPQSDLRWSKQTDVGITHFRSGMSHDEDQLIPNLYRYIQPWESEFIDSQRVWAEYALKRQEANTQNRRLTLEDLEDSWDRGIPRINTLFQKDRHTLAYDKGWRIRTEFKQYQVLKQNPFWWTHQRHDGKLWNLNNYRTDMIQALGGVEGILEHTLFKGTYFPTWEGLFWEKASGFEESMKYKKLTNAQRSGLNQIPNRRFTLWWSPTINRANVYVGFQVQLDLTGIFMHGKIPTLKISLIQIFRAHLWQKVHESIVMDLCQVFDQELDALEIETVQKETIHPRKSYKMNSSCADILLFSAYKWNVSRPSLLADSKDLMDNTTTQKYWIDVQLRWGDYDSHDIERYARAKFLDYTTDNMSIYPSPTGLLIAIDLAYNLHSAYGNWFPGCKPLIQQAMAKIMKANPALYVLRERIRKALQLYSSEPTEPYLSSQNYGELFSNQIIWFVDDTNVYRVTIHKTFEGNLTTKPINGAIFIFNPRTGQLFLKIIHTSVWAGQKRLGQLAKWKTAEEVAALIRSLPVEEQPKQIIVTRKGMLDPLEVHLLDFPNIVIKGSELQLPFQACLKVEKFGDLILKATEPQMVLFNLYDDWLKTISSYTAFSRLILILRALHVNTERTKVVLKPDKTTITEPHHIWPSLTDDEWIKVEVQLKDLILADYGKKNNVNVASLTQSEIRDIILGMEISAPSAQRQQIAEIEKQTKEQSQLTATTTRTVNKHGDEIITATTSNYETQTFSSKTEWRVRAISATNLHLRTNHIYVSSDDIKETGYTYILPKNVLKKFVTISDLRAQIAGYLYGISPPDNPQVKEIRCIVMAPQWGTHQTVHLPNALPNHQYLKEMEPLGWIHTQPNELPQLSPQDISTHARIMADNPIWDGEKTIVITCSFTPGSCSLTAYKLTPSGFEWGKQNTDKGNNPKGYLPSHYEKVQMLLSDRFLGFFMVPNQGSWNYNFMGVRHNPNTKYELQLANPKEFYHEVHRPAHFLNFSSLEDGDGVGADREDMFA, encoded by the exons ATGTCTATACCACCATATTTACTAGGGCCAAATCCATGGGCTACCATGATGGTCCAACAACAAGCCCATGCTCAGCTAGCTGCAGCACAGGCTCATGCGCAAGCAGCAGCACATGCTCAAGCTGCGCATCATGCTCATATGCAAGCTATAGCTGGCCCACCACTTCCTCAAATGCCAAAACAACCAGAAGTATTATCAGAAgataaattacaagaaaaag caCAAAAATGGCAACAATTACAATCAAAACGATTTgccgaaaagagaaaatttggaTTTGTTGATGCTCAAAAGGAAGATATGCCCCCTGAACATATTCGTAAGATTATAAGGGATCATGGTGATATGAGTAGTCGTAAATATAGACATGATAAACGTGTATATTTAGg tgcattaaaatatatgcCACATGCAGTAATGaaattgttagaaaatatGCCAATGCCTTGGGAACAAATAAGAGATGTAAAGGTTTTATACCATATAACTGGAGCTATTACATTTGTTAATGAAATTCCATGGGTTATTGAACCTGTTTATATAGCGCAATGGGG AACAATGTGGATTATGATGCGACgtgaaaaaagagatcgtAGACATTTCAAAAGGATGAGATTTCCGCCATTTGATGATGAGGAACCTCCATTAGATTATGCTGATAATGTTTTAGATGTTGAACCATTGGAAGCTATTCAAATTGAACTTGACTCAGAAGAAGATGAATCTGTTGCAGCATGGTTCTATGAACACAAACCATTGGTTGGAACcag aCATGTTAATGGATCTACATATAGAAGATGGAATTTGACTCTTCCTCAAATGGCAACATTGTATCGATTAGCAAATCAACTTTTAACCGATTTAGTtgatcaaaatttcttttatttatttgatcccAAATCATTCTTCACTGCAAAAGCATTAAACATGGCAATACCAGGAGGACCAAAGTTTGAGCCTCTTGTAAAAGATTCAAATGCTGCTGATGAAGACTGGAATGAATTCAatgatataaacaaaattattattagacaGCCTATTAGAACGGAATATCGCATTGCATTcccttatttatataataatatgccACATTTTGTACATCTTTCATG GTATCATGCACCAAATGTTGTATACATAAAGACAGAGGATCCAGACTTACCAGCATTTTATTTTGATCCTTTGATTAATCCAATTTCACATAGGAATTCATTAAAG aCAATGGAACCACAAAttgaagatgatgaagatttTGTCTTAGATGATGAAGTCCAACCCTTTCTACAAGAAACACCACTTTATACAGATAATACAGCAAATGGTATAGCACTTCTGTGGGCACCAAGACCGTTTAATACACGCTCtggaagaacaagaagagcAATTGATATACCTTTGGTAAAATCATGGTACAGAGAGCATTGTCCTCCAGGACAACCTGTTAAAGTACGAGTTAGTTATCAAAAGTTACTTAAATACTTTGTATTAAATGCACTGAAGCATAGACCACCAAAGCCTCAAAAGAAACGTTATTTATTCCGATCATTCAAATCAACCAAGTTCTTTCAAACTACAACAATAGATTGGGTCGAAGCTGGATTGCAAGTATGTCGCCAGGGTTATAATATGTTGAATTTACTCATACACagaaagaatttaaattatcttcACCTGgattataatttcaatctaAAACCCGTTAAAACACttacgacgaaagaaagaaagaagtctCGATTTGGAAATGCTTTTCATCTATGTAGAGAAATTCTTCGTttgacaaaattaattattgattcgCACGTACAGTATCGCTTAAATAATGTCGATGCATTCCAACTGGCAGATGGATTACAGTACATTTTTGCTCACGTTGGTCAACTTACTGGCATGTATCGATATAAGTATAAACTAATGAGACAAATAAGAATGTGCAAAGATTTAAaacatttgatatattatcgatttaatactGGTCCGGTTGGAAAAGGACCTGGCTGTGGATTTTGGGCACCTGGCTGGAGAGTATGGCTTTTTTTTATGAGAGGTATAACACCATTGTTAGAAAGATGGTTGGGTAATTTGTTATCCAGGCAATTTGAAGGACGTCATTCTAAAGGAGTTGCTAAAACTGTGACCAAACAAAGAGTAGAGTCGCATTTCGATCTGGAACTAAGAGCATCTGTGATGCATGATATTGTAGACATGATGCCTGAAggtattaaacaaaataaagctCGTACAATTCTTCAACATCTTAGCGAAGCATGGAGATGTTGGAAGGCTAATATACCATGGAAAGTCCCTGGATTACCTATTCctatagaaaatatgatattacgTTACGTAAAGATGAAAGCTGACTGGTGGACTAATACTGCTCATTATAATAGAGAACGTATCAGACGTGGTGCTACTGTGGATAAAACAgtatgtaagaaaaatttagGTCGTCTTACTCGACTTTATTTAAAAGCAGAACAAGAACGCCagcataattatttaaaagatggACCGTATATTACTCCAGAAGAAGCGGTGGCTATATACACTACTACCGTACATTGGTTAGAATCTAGAAGATTTGCTCCAATACCCTTTCCACCACTTTCATATAAACACGATACAAAATTGTTGATATTGGCTTTAGAACGTCTGAAAGAAGCTTATAGCGTTAAATCCAGATTGAATCAAAGCCAACGCGAAGAACTTGGATTAATTGAACAAGCGTACGATAATCCACACGAAGCTCTATCCAGAATTAAACGACATCTTTTGactcaaagaaattttaaagaagTGGGTATAGAATTTATGGATCTTTATAGTCATTTGATTCCAGTTTATGACGTGGAACCTCTTGAAAAAATTACCGACGCTTACTTAGATCAATACTTATGGTATGAAGCAGATAAACGAAGATTATTTCCACCATGGGTGAAACCATCTGATACAGAACCTCCACCTCTTTTAGTTTATAAGTGGTGTCAAGGTATTAACAATTTACAGGATGTTTGGGATGTTAGTGAAGGAGAATGTAATGTATTATTAGAATCCAAATTTGAAAAGCTCTATGAAAAAATCGATCTTACTTTGTTAAACAGACTTCTTCGTTTAATTGTGGATCATAATATTGCTGATTATATGACTGCAAAGAATAATGTTGTGATTAATTACAAAGATATGAATCATATAAACAGTTATGGAATTATTAGGGGTATGCAGTTTGCGTCATTTATCGCCCAGTATTATGGACTTGTGCTTGATTTACTGGTTCTTGGATTACAAAGAGCTAGTGAAATGGCTGGTCCCCCACAAATGCCAAACGACTTCTTAACTTTTCAAGATGTGGCATCTGAAACAGCACATCCAATTAGATTATATTGCAGATATGTAGACAGAATACATTTATTCCTTCGATTTTCTGCCGATGAAGCAAGAGATTTGATACAAAGATATCTGACAGAACATCCAGATCCTAATAATGAAAACATTGTTggatataataacaaaaaatgttgGCCACGAGATGCACGTATGAGATTAATGAAACATGACGTTAATTTAGGACGCGCTGTTTTCTGGGATATTAAGAATCGATTACCTCGTTCTACAACTACTATACAATGGGAAAACAGTTTTGTTAGTGTTTATAGTAAAGACAATCCAAATCTGTTATTTAACATGAGTGGATTTGAATGTAGAATTTTACCAAAGTGCAGAACAACGCACGAAGAATTCACACATAGAGATGGAGTATGGAATTTGCAAAatgaaattacaaaagaaagaactgCTCAATGTTTTTTAAGAGTAGATGATGAAAGTTTACAAAGATTCCATAATAGAGTGAGACAAATTTTGATGGCTTCTGGTTCTACGACATTTacgaaaattgttaataaatggAATACAGCTTTAATAGGATTAATGACCTACTTTCGTGAGGCTGTAGTCAATACCCAAGAACTATTGGATTTATTGGTCAAATGTGAAAACAAAATTCAGACACGTATAAAAATTGGTCTTAATTCAAAAATGCCTTCAAGATTTCCTCCAGTAGTATTCTATACGCCTAAAGAATTAGGTGGTCTTGGGATGCTTTCTATGGGTCATGTATTAATTCCTCAATCAGATTTACGTTGGTCCAAACAAACTGACGTTGGTATTACACATTTTAGATCTGGTATGAGTCACGATGAGGATCAATTGATTCCCAATCTATACAGGTATATTCAACCTTGGGAATCAGAATTTATAGATTCACAGCGTGTTTGGGCAGAATATGCCTTGAAGCGGCAAGAGGCGAATACACAGAATCGTCGACTTACTTTAGAAGATTTAGAAGATAGCTGGGATAGGGGTATACCCAGAATAAATACCTTGTTCCAAAAGGATAGACATACACTTGCTTATGACAAAGGTTGGCGAATACGTACGGAATTTAAGCAATATCAAGTTCTTAAACAAAATCCATTTTGGTGGACTCACCAACGTCACGATGGGAAATTATggaatttgaataattatagaaCAGATATGATCCAGGCTCTAGGTGGTGTTGAAGGTATTCTAGAACACACACTTTTTAAAGGAACTTATTTCCCCACATGGGAAGGTCTTTTTTGGGAGAAAGCATCAGGCTTTGAAGagtcaatgaaatataaaaaattaacaaatgcTCAAAGGTCGGGTTTGAATCAAATTCCAAATCGTCGTTTTACTTTATGGTGGTCACCCACTATAAACAGAGCAAATGTTTATGTAGGTTTCCAAGTACAATTGGATCTCACAGGAATATTTATGCATGGTAAAATACCAACATTGAAGATATCTCTCATTCAAATTTTCCGTGCTCACTTGTGGCAAAAAGTACACGAGTCAATTGTCATGGATCTTTGTCAAGTCTTTGATCAAGAATTGGATGCTTTGGAAATTGAGACAgtacaaaaagaaactatACACCCAAGGAAatcatataaaatgaattcttCCTGTGCTGACATTCTACTTTTTTCAGCATACAAATGGAATGTTTCAAGACCTTCTTTACTAGCAGACTCTAAAGATCTTATGGATAACACAACAACTCAAAAATATTGGATAGACGTTCAATTGCGATGGGGTGATTATGATTCTCACGACATAGAGAGATACGCAAGAGCTAAATTTTTAGATTATACAACAGATAATATGTCTATTTATCCATCTCCAACGGGACTTTTAATAGCTATCGATTTAGCTTATAATCTTCACAGTGCATATGGTAATTGGTTCCCAGGATGTAAGCCACTTATACAGCAAGCTATGGCGAAGATAATGAAGGCAAATCCGGCGTTATACGTACTGCGAGAGCGTATTAGAAAAGCTTTACAATTATATTCATCAGAACCAACTGAACcatatctttcttctcaaaATTATGGGGAATTATTCTCGAATCAAATTATTTGGTTCGTTGATGACACTAACGTATACCGAGTAACAATCCATAAAACTTTTGAAGGTAATCTGACTACAAAACCGATAAATGGtgcgatttttatatttaatccaCGTACTGGTCAGTTGTTCCTAAAGATTATTCACACTTCTGTGTGGGCTGGACAGAAGCGTTTAGGACAATTGGCAAAATGGAAGACTGCTGAAGAAGTTGCAGCTCTTATTCGGTCATTACCCGTAGAAGAACAACCGAAGCAAATTATCGTAACAAGAAAAGGAATGTTGGATCCTCTTGAGGTGCATTTACTAGATTTTCCCAATATAGTAATCAAAGGATCAGAACTTCAGTTACCTTTCCAAGCCTGCTTAAAGGTTGAAAAGTTTGGTGATTTAATTCTAAAGGCGACAGAACCACAAATGGTTCTCTTCAATCTCTATGACGATTGGTTGAAAACAATTTCATCTTATACAGCATTCTCACGTTTAATCCTCATTCTTCGAGCGTTACACGTTAATACGGAACGTACTAAGGTTGTACTTAAGCCAGATAAAACAACTATAACAGAACCTCATCACATATGGCCATCTTTAACCGATGACGAATGGATCAAAGTAGAGGTGCAATTGAAGGACTTGATTTTAGCTGATtatggaaaaaagaacaatgtcAATGTTGCATCTCTCACTCAATCTGAAATTCGAGATATTATTCTAGGTATGGAGATCAGTGCACCCTCTGCCCAACGGCAGCAAATCGCAGAAatcgaaaaacaaacaaaagagcAGTCTCAGCTCACAGCAACTACTACTAGAACAGTTAACAAACACGGTGACGAAATTATCACTGCGACTACATCCAATTATGAAACTCAGACGTTCAGTTCTAAAACAGAATGGCGTGTAAGAGCAATATCTGCTACTAATTTACATCTTAGAAcgaatcatatatatgtatcttccGATGACATTAAAGAAACCGGTTACACGTATATTTTACCAAAGAATGTACTGAAAAAATTCGTCACTATATCTGATTTACGAGCACAAATTGCTGGATACCTATATGGGATTAGTCCACCGGATAATCCtcaagtaaaagaaattagatgTATAGTAATGGCTCCACAATGGGGTACACATCAAACAGTACATTTACCAAATGCATTACCAAATCATCAATACCTTAAAGAAATGGAGCCATTGGGATGGATACATACACAACCCAATGAATTGCCGCAATTATCGCCAcag GACATCTCGACGCATGCACGTATCATGGCAGATAATCCAATATGGGACGGGGAAAAAACCATTGTCATTACATGTAGCTTTACACCAGGTTCTTGTTCTTTGACAGCATATAAATTAACTCCAAG TGGATTCGAATGGGGTAAACAGAATACTGATAAAGGAAATAATCCTAAAGGATATCTTCCAAGTCATTACGAGAAAGTACAAATGCTTCTTTCCGATAGATTTCTTGGTTTCTTCATGGTACCTAATCAAGGATCATGGAACTATAATTTCATGG gtGTGAGACATAATCCAAATACGAAATATGAGTTACAATTAGCTAATCCAAAAGAATTTTATCACGAGGTTCATCGACCAGCACATTTTCTAAACTTTTCTAGTCTGGAAGATGGAGATGGTGTTGGAGCAGATCGCGAGGATATGTTtgcttaa